A section of the Candidatus Lokiarchaeota archaeon genome encodes:
- a CDS encoding pyridoxal-phosphate dependent enzyme, which yields MFHGVCNVEIPTLHDIENAAKLLKTRIKHTPLVRSEFLSEITNGSVYLKLENLQKTGAFKIRGAFTALSRLEQEGDSKGVITASSGNHGQAVGLAAAELGINATIVVPEHVSKSKLEKIEQFDVTVIKRGSYEEVEPLAKKLAHDKDLTYVSGYNHPDIIAGQGTVALEILKAEPETDTIIVPVGGGGLVSGIAIAAKGLNPEIQIIGVQAEASPMVYHCWKSNEFIEVKEEETVASGLMGGIQEGSITLSIMRDKVDDMVLVEEGTITHALKILYEAEGQRVEGAAAVAVAGILKDPERFRGENIVAVLSGGNIEESTFQQLIRDTSS from the coding sequence GTGTTTCATGGGGTCTGTAATGTGGAAATACCAACGCTTCATGATATTGAGAATGCTGCAAAACTGCTTAAGACCAGAATAAAGCACACCCCTTTAGTCCGTTCCGAGTTCCTGAGTGAGATAACAAATGGTTCTGTGTATCTCAAGCTCGAGAACCTGCAGAAAACGGGCGCCTTCAAAATCAGGGGTGCATTCACTGCCTTATCTAGACTTGAGCAGGAAGGGGACTCCAAAGGGGTAATAACCGCCTCTTCAGGAAACCATGGCCAGGCTGTTGGTCTAGCGGCAGCTGAGCTGGGAATCAATGCAACAATCGTGGTGCCTGAACATGTCTCGAAGAGTAAACTCGAGAAAATAGAGCAGTTTGATGTAACCGTGATCAAGAGGGGCTCGTACGAGGAGGTTGAGCCACTGGCAAAGAAACTGGCACACGATAAAGATCTGACGTATGTGAGTGGGTACAACCATCCTGATATCATTGCGGGTCAAGGTACCGTTGCGCTGGAAATACTGAAAGCAGAACCTGAGACCGATACAATCATTGTTCCGGTGGGCGGTGGCGGCTTGGTATCGGGTATTGCTATTGCAGCCAAAGGTTTGAATCCTGAAATACAGATAATCGGTGTTCAGGCAGAAGCATCACCTATGGTCTATCACTGCTGGAAATCGAATGAGTTTATCGAAGTAAAAGAGGAGGAGACTGTCGCTTCAGGATTGATGGGCGGTATTCAGGAGGGCTCAATCACACTTTCGATCATGAGGGACAAGGTGGATGACATGGTCTTGGTTGAAGAGGGGACTATTACACATGCTCTCAAGATTCTCTACGAAGCCGAAGGCCAGCGTGTTGAGGGTGCAGCAGCTGTTGCAGTTGCTGGGATTCTGAAGGATCCCGAACGGTTCAGAGGAGAGAATATCGTGGCTGTGCTGTCTGGCGGAAATATTGAAGAGTCTACATTTCAACAATTGATACGAGACACTAGTAGCTGA